The DNA region TTTGACCGGGGATCTGAAGGAGGAAGAGGATAAGATGCTTGATGAATTGAATGAATTCGATTTTGGGGACTTTTAATATGACAGATCAAACGAATGAAAGACTGGAACCCTCCGTATCCCGCTGGCGCTTGATCCTAGGTGAGGCCGCTCAGGGTAAGCTGGAAGAGCTGGCGGGAAGCGAGGCCTTGCAGTTGACGGAAGAAGAAGCAATCATGGATGCCGCGCTGGCCGCGATTTACGACGACACGGAAGCAAGCAGCTCCGGCGGTGGTTCCGGCCGGGGCTCGGGGAGCGCCTCCGGCCGAGGAGTGGGTGGAGGAAGAGGCTCGGTTAATCTGTCCCGCTGGCTCGGAGACGTACGCAGCCTGTTTGCGGAGGATGTCGTCTCCATTATCCAGAACGATGCGATCGAGCGCAGGGGGTGGAAGCAGCTGTTGTTCGAGCCGGAGCTATTGGCATCGGTAAAGCCGGACATTCAGATGGTCGGTACGTTGATGGCACTCAAGGGGAAGATTCCTGAGCGGACGAAGGAGACCGCGCGCCTCCTCGTTAAGGCCGTCGTTGACGACCTGATGGCCCGCTTACAGGAAGACATGCGGCGAGCGGTAACCGGAGCGTTAAACAAACGGCAGCATACGCCGCTGCCCTCGCTCACCGGGCTGGACTGGAAGCGAACGATTCAGCGCAACCTCAAGCATTACGACCGGGAGCGTAACATCCTGATTCCGGAAAAGTTTTATTATTTCGACCGGGCCCGTCGCAACAAGGAATGGACCGTTATTCTCGATATCGACCAAAGCGGCTCCATGGCGGAGTCGGTCATTTGGGCGTCGGTAACGGGCGCAATCTTCGCCAGCATGCCGGCACTGGATACCCGCGTCGTTGTGTTTGATACCGAAGTTGTCGACCTGACGGAGCAGTGCGCTGATGATCCCGTCGATATGTTGTTCGGCGTCCAGCTTGGCGGGGGAACGGACATCAACAAATCGGTTGCGTATTGCGAGTCGTTTATCGAGGAACCGAAAAAGACGCTGTTTATTTTGGTGACCGACCTTTACGAGGGAGGCAATCAAGCAGCCTTGGTGCGCCGCATGCGGGAGATGCGTGAATCGGGTGTGCAGACACTTTGCCTGCTGTCGCTCTCGGATAGCGGACGGCCGTTCTATGACGAGCGGCTGGCGAGACAGCTATCCCGGGACGGCACGCCGTGCTTCGCCTGCACGCCTGCCATGCTGCCAGAGCTTGTAGCAGGCGCGCTGCAAGGACGCGATATGAGCGAACTGGCGAAAACCCTGAACAAAACCTGAGTAACATACACAGCAAAGAAAGTCGCTCACTTGAGCGGCTTTTTCATTATGCTGGTCTGCGAAACGAAACCAGGACCTTATTATTTTTGTTTACTTGCATTATGTTATCTCTTAATATATGGATAACTATGGATAAGGAGCTGAGTAATAATGAATGCTAAAGAGGCAGCGTCGTTACTTGGGGTTCATTATAAAACCATTCTTAACATGATTAATGACGGGCGATTATCCGCTTCGAAAAGTGACTCCAGAGATTGGATAATAAGTGAGAGCGACTTGGCTGCCCGTGAGCAGCAGATCGGCGATAAAGAGTTTGCAGCGATTTATACTCATATGGCCGTACAGCTCATTGAAAAAGCTCATAATCGTGCGATAAAGGCAGCAATGGAAGATCTTATTGAGACTGCGCGAGCAACAATAAAAGCAAAAGACAACAGGAATGAGTTGAATCAACAAGTCAAACGTCTTCAACATGCATTAGATGCATATAAAGCTGCTGAAGCATTCACACACACGGTTCATTCAATAAAAAAACAAGCGGAAATCGATGAATAGGAGGCTGGGGTGGTGATTTCTGAACTGGAAGAGCTTAATTTAATGATCCAAACAGAAGCGGATGAAATCCTTTACGAATATGGTTTAATGGGAGTATTACATAGTTTCGGGAAGCCATTTGTAAGCGGAAGCTACTTCCTCAATTTAATGACTTGGAGAGATTTAGACATTTATTTATCTAGCGATATAATGAATGAAGAGTCTTTTTTTGAATTGGGCAAAAACATCTCATTGTGAATTAGGCCATCCAAGATGAATTACCGAAATGAGTATATTGGTCGTACTGAACGCTTGCCACGGGGCTTCTATTGGGGTTGTTACACAAATATTACTGCAAGTGCCTGGAAGGTTGATATCTGGGCGATATCCTCGGATGAATTTGCCCAAAAACATAAAGAGATTCAAGAATTGAAAGCAAAAGTGAATCCGGAACAACGGATAGCGATTTTAAGTTTAAAGAAGAGCTTCTATAATCACCCGCTATACCGGAAACAATTCTTTAGTGTAGATATTTATACGGCCGTCCTTGAAGATAAGATAAGCTCGGAAGACAGCTTTATAACATGGCTGCTTGTTAATAAAGGAATAACTATATAGGGGATTGGGGAACGCGTTTCTAAACGGATATACGAGTGAGATATGTAGAGAGCAGCATGTCGTGTCAGGCACTTGTGCTGCCCTCTGTTTTAAGCACTTGGCTTCTTAATAACAGGGATCCAGACTTCAATTTCATACAAATGGCTGCCTCGATCATAAGTCATTTCAAACTCGGGACCGTTTGCGAATTCGTAATCAGAGCTCGGAAACCATTCCCCCCAAATACGCCTCCATAATTCATGGACACCGCTTTGTCCGTCTGGGAATAGGCCGATTGAGAATATCGCGTAAGTCGCACAGAAATATCAATACAGCTGGGCCTCTCCAATCTCATCTTTCGTAGGTTACGGTTCCGAAGTCTCCGCATATATCAAGAAATACGCCATTCATATCGAATATCTCTTTACCCTCTTCAAGATAGCGTAGGACTTGTTTCCTCAACAAGGTGTCGGGTTTTGCATCCTTAATCTCGGTCAATTCATTAAATACGAAATTCCATAAAAAACGCTCGGAACCCGCGGTCGGATAGAGGTAGAACTGCTTTTGGAACTTTACGATATTGCTGGACGAAGGCAGCATCTCTTGGAGCTGAGGGGTAAAGAGCCAAGAATGGCTTACCATACCTTTGTATTCGATTTCCGGGAAGTAGGCTGCATAAAACGCCTTAGCTTGCTTATAGGTGTCTTGGAGAGAGTCCATATCAAACTTGGTATCTCTTGGAATGTGAACCTCAAGCAAAATATCATCCTTGTCCAGCACTTTTGTCCACTTCGTCTTTTCCAGCTTGACTTGTGTGTTCAGGCCTTTGCCAATTGAAGTAACGGGATGTCCGATGTAATAATCTTCCGTTTCCAGATATTCCGTTACGAAGCCATCGGTTGTCTTCTCTTTATTACATACGCCCTGCATATCGCCGTTTGCCCTTAGCTCGAGCCCATCGCCGCATAGGAGCAGAAGGACATCTTCTTTGAAGTTGTAAAAGCCTTTTACGACACCGGAAAATGGGGTTGCCATGAATTGCATTCCGCCCAGCCGAAACATCTTGGCCTCGAGATGCCGCCAGATCCACCCGAAATTACCAATGGCATAGTAACCGACTAACTGATAGGCATGTTGGACCCATACACCGATATCTTTAAGGGTTTCTACAAACAGCTCTTGACTCAGCCCTTTTTCGGAATACTTTTGCTCTGTAAGAGGCAGCCTTTGCAGTGCTGCATGCAAATAAAACAGCGAAGCTTCCTTTCCGATGACTTCTCTTACGTAGGGATGGATCGTCAACGGTTCCCAAATCGTCGTCCAGTATCCGCTGTCTATATAACTCTTATAGAAATCCCGATAAATTTCAAAAAGTCGAGGATCCTGGTTTATTTTATCGGTGATGTCCACCAAAATTTCGGTCGCCCCTTCAGGCATTAAAATTTTCCGACAGTATGCTTGGGTTAATTCTCTAGATCGTAACCATAGTTCCATCCGTGTCCACCTCTCCTGGAAGCTCTTAAATGATTCTCAAACGTATTCTATGGCACTTTGCCTGCGGTTAACTACCGATTTGACGACTAATGGATTGTGCTTTTACGACTATTAAAGCTTGCATTGAATTCCCCAGGACCACATGGAAGATAGCCGTACCTTGACCATTGGATAATTATAACATTGACAATCGCATGCTTTTCCAAAATAATAGTATGTAATTGAATACTGGTACCTTTAAATCAGTCCAGAGAGGCTGGCAAGGGCAGCGGATGTTTATAATCTCACGAGATTTAGTGCATTTCCCGTCAGGGGATGCTCTGTGTCTTCGTGCGGATTATGATGTACAGGAGAGGCTACTTGTCAGTTCAAGACTTGACGAGTAGCCTCTTTTTTCTGCTTTTTTGGTATCAGGAAACTTGAACCTGGAGGTATTCTGATGAGCAAACAAGATCAAGAGTTTTCGTGGCAAGCGGTACCGAAAACGCAGAGAAACAATTTTATTAAGACGTTCTCCGTAATGCTGGCGTTCACCTTCTTCTCGGCCAGCATGATGGCAGGGGGGACGTTGGGAGTCGGCTTGACGTTCATGGAATTCATCGCTATTGTGCTTGGAGGTAATTTAGTACTCGGCATCTATACGGGAGCTCTGGCGCATATCGCTGCCAAAACGGGCCTTTCCACGCATTTGCTTGCAAAATACGCGTTTGGGGAGAAAGGCTCTTACTTGCCATCGTTCCTGCTCGGCTTCACGCAGGTCGGGTGGTTCGGGGTCGGCGTAGCCATGTTCGCGGTTCCGGTCGCAAGGGCGATGGATTGGAACGTGTACCTGTTGATCTTCTTGTTTGGTCTCGCCATGACAGCATCCGCGATCTTCGGCATGAAGTCGCTTGTCATTCTGGGCTATGTTGCAGTTCCGGCCATTGCCATTCTTGGCGGATACTCCGTGTTCGAAGGAACAAATTCACTGGGCGGCCTGCAAGGATTGCTCGATTACACGCCGACACAGTCGCTGACCGTTGCAGCAGCGTTGACCATTTGTATCGGGTCTTTCATCAGCGGCGGAACGCTGACGCCCGATTTCGCCCGGTTTTCACGGACTTCCCGTCAGGCGGTGATCGCAACGGTCATATCGTTCTTCCTGGGGAACTCACTCATGTTCCTGTTCGGTGCGGTTGGCGCAATGGCTTATAATCTGGCAGATATCTCGGAGGTCATGTTCCTGCAAGGTCTGATCATTCCGGCGATTATCGTGCTGGGGCTGAACATCTGGACGACTAACGACAATGCCTTGTATGCTTCCGGGCTGGGCTTTGCCAACATCACGAAGATTTCGAAAAAGTTCTTCGTCGTAGTCAATGGTATCATAGGTACCGTATTCGCCATGTGGATGTACAACAATTTCGTCGGGTTTCTGAATGTACTGGGGGCGGCGATCCCGTCCATCGGGGCGATCATCATCGCGGACTACTTCTTTGTAAAGCGCAGAAACTATAAACCGTTTGCCGATATGACTTTTAAGAAGGTAAACTGGATAGCGATGGCAGCTTGGGCCATCGGCGTAGCCTTCGCCCAGCTGGCTCCGGGAGTAACGCCATTGAACGCACTGATCGGCACGGCGGTGGTTTACTTCGTGCTCATGTTGATTGTTCCTGCCAAAGAAACCATAGAAAAGGGGAAAACCAATGATTATACAGAACGCAAAATTGCGGGGTAAAGAAGGATTATGGAATATCGTCGTGAAGGACGGGAAGTTTGAACGAATTACGCAGTCGCTGGAGCCAACGGCGAACGAGGAAGTCCTTGATGTGGGCGGTTCGCTTGTGCTGCCGCCGTTCATTGAACCTCATATTCATCTGGATACAACGCTTACGGCCGGTGAACCGGAGTGGAATTTGAGCGGCACGCTGTTCGAAGGGATCCAGCGTTGGTCCGAACGCAAAGCGTTCCTGACGCATGAAGACGTCAAAACGCGCTCCAAAACGGCGCTGAAGTGGCAGATGGCTCAGGGGATCCAGCACGTTCGGACCCACGTGGACGTCACGGATCCGAG from Paenibacillus ihbetae includes:
- a CDS encoding VWA domain-containing protein encodes the protein MTDQTNERLEPSVSRWRLILGEAAQGKLEELAGSEALQLTEEEAIMDAALAAIYDDTEASSSGGGSGRGSGSASGRGVGGGRGSVNLSRWLGDVRSLFAEDVVSIIQNDAIERRGWKQLLFEPELLASVKPDIQMVGTLMALKGKIPERTKETARLLVKAVVDDLMARLQEDMRRAVTGALNKRQHTPLPSLTGLDWKRTIQRNLKHYDRERNILIPEKFYYFDRARRNKEWTVILDIDQSGSMAESVIWASVTGAIFASMPALDTRVVVFDTEVVDLTEQCADDPVDMLFGVQLGGGTDINKSVAYCESFIEEPKKTLFILVTDLYEGGNQAALVRRMREMRESGVQTLCLLSLSDSGRPFYDERLARQLSRDGTPCFACTPAMLPELVAGALQGRDMSELAKTLNKT
- a CDS encoding helix-turn-helix domain-containing protein, whose protein sequence is MNAKEAASLLGVHYKTILNMINDGRLSASKSDSRDWIISESDLAAREQQIGDKEFAAIYTHMAVQLIEKAHNRAIKAAMEDLIETARATIKAKDNRNELNQQVKRLQHALDAYKAAEAFTHTVHSIKKQAEIDE
- a CDS encoding GyrI-like domain-containing protein; this encodes MFSIGLFPDGQSGVHELWRRIWGEWFPSSDYEFANGPEFEMTYDRGSHLYEIEVWIPVIKKPSA
- a CDS encoding acyltransferase domain-containing protein — encoded protein: MELWLRSRELTQAYCRKILMPEGATEILVDITDKINQDPRLFEIYRDFYKSYIDSGYWTTIWEPLTIHPYVREVIGKEASLFYLHAALQRLPLTEQKYSEKGLSQELFVETLKDIGVWVQHAYQLVGYYAIGNFGWIWRHLEAKMFRLGGMQFMATPFSGVVKGFYNFKEDVLLLLCGDGLELRANGDMQGVCNKEKTTDGFVTEYLETEDYYIGHPVTSIGKGLNTQVKLEKTKWTKVLDKDDILLEVHIPRDTKFDMDSLQDTYKQAKAFYAAYFPEIEYKGMVSHSWLFTPQLQEMLPSSSNIVKFQKQFYLYPTAGSERFLWNFVFNELTEIKDAKPDTLLRKQVLRYLEEGKEIFDMNGVFLDICGDFGTVTYER
- the codB gene encoding cytosine permease: MSKQDQEFSWQAVPKTQRNNFIKTFSVMLAFTFFSASMMAGGTLGVGLTFMEFIAIVLGGNLVLGIYTGALAHIAAKTGLSTHLLAKYAFGEKGSYLPSFLLGFTQVGWFGVGVAMFAVPVARAMDWNVYLLIFLFGLAMTASAIFGMKSLVILGYVAVPAIAILGGYSVFEGTNSLGGLQGLLDYTPTQSLTVAAALTICIGSFISGGTLTPDFARFSRTSRQAVIATVISFFLGNSLMFLFGAVGAMAYNLADISEVMFLQGLIIPAIIVLGLNIWTTNDNALYASGLGFANITKISKKFFVVVNGIIGTVFAMWMYNNFVGFLNVLGAAIPSIGAIIIADYFFVKRRNYKPFADMTFKKVNWIAMAAWAIGVAFAQLAPGVTPLNALIGTAVVYFVLMLIVPAKETIEKGKTNDYTERKIAG